Below is a genomic region from Selenomonadales bacterium.
CAAGAGTCCTCACCGATGCAGCCATCAAAGGAAAGATCGACCCGCTCCTCGGCCTCAAAGAAAACGTTATCATCGGTAAACTCATCCCGGCAGGTACCGGCATGACGCGCTACCGCAACATCAAAGTAGACTCCGGTGCCCTCACCGCAGAGCCTCAAGTTGAAGAAGCAGTAGAAGAAGCTGTAACCGAATAACAAATAAGAAGCAGATTTCCAGAAATGGGATCTGCTTCTTTTATTTTGGCAAAAAAACTTTAAAAAAAGGCCAAAAAAATAAAAAAAATGCTCGCTTTTTTGGTGAGATTTTGGTATACTATAAGAGATGAAACACACCGATACGTGGACATGAAAAAGCGCGAAAAACCAAGGTAAAAAGCGCTTTGTTTTTTTGAAAAAAATTGTTGACAGACGATATAACTGATGTTAAACTGTGATAGTGTCTGTATGAAGAATTGCATTTTCATAGAGGGTGTGAATCAAATATGTCGCTGGAACGTTTAAAAAACGGCAAAAAAGTTATTGGAATCAAGCAAACAACGAAAGCAGTCACGAAGAACATCGCAACGTGCGTATTCCTCGCTGACGACGCAGACGAAAGGGTGCTGGCACCGCTCAAAGCGTTGTGTGAAGCAAACGAAGTCGAAATCGTACGGGTCTCTGACATGAAAAGCCTTGGGCTCGCTTGCTCGATTGCAGTAGGAGCGGCGGCGGCAGCAACTGTCCGCCAGGCATAACTTTGTTAAGAACCGCAGTACTTCATGTAATGCGGTTTGAAAAATAATGAATCTAAAATTTGGGAAGGAGGTGCAGGTATGCCAACAATTAATCAGCTTGTTAGAAAAAGCAGACAAGTATTGGTAACAAAATCGACGGCACCGGCACTGAAAGAATGTCCTCAGAAACGTGGTGTTTGCACAAGAGTGTACACGACGACGCCGAAAAAACCGAACTCGGCACTCCGTAAAGTTGCCCGTGTTCGCTTGACGAACAGCATCGAGGTAACGGCTTACATTCCGGGTATTGGTCACAATTTGCAGGAGCACTCCGTTGTTCTCATCAGAGGCGGCAGGGTAAAAGACTTACCGGGGGTTCGTTACCACATCATCCGCGGTGCTCTTGACACGGCTGGCGTACAGAACCGTAAACAGAGCAGATCCAAATACGGCGCAAAACGCGATAAGAAGAAATAAGGAGAGATAACCTATGCCTAGAAAAGGTCCTGTTCCTAGACGCGACGTGCTGCCGGATCCGGTGTACAACAGCAAAATTGTAACCCGTTTCATCAACAAAGTAATGTTGTCCGGTAAAAAAGGCGTTGCCGAAAAGGTAGTATATGACGCATTTGAAAATATCAGAACAAAAACCGGTAAAGATCCGCTCGAAGTTTTCGACACGGCTCTCAAAAATGTAATGCCGGTACTCGAAGTACGCGCTCGCCGCGTTGGTGGTGCTAACTACCAGGTTCCGGTTGAAGTTCGTGCTGAACGTCGCTTGACGCTCGGTATTCGTTGGATCGTTAACTACGCTCGTTTGCGTGGCGAAAAAACGATGAAAGAACGTTTGGCGAACGAATTGATGGATGCAGCTAACAACATGGGCGCAGCTATCAAAAAGAAAGAAGATACTCACAAAATGGCGGAAGCAAACAAAGCATTCGCACATTATCGTTGGTAGGATAAAAACAGCTAATTAAGGAGTTGTAAGTAGTGGCTAGAGATTGTTCTCTTGAAATGACTAGAAATATCGGTATCATGGCTCACATCGATGCCGGTAAAACTACGACAACTGAACGTATTCTGTTTTACTCCGGTATCGTACACAAAATTGGGGAAACTCATGATGGCGGTGCGACGATGGACTGGATGGCACAAGAGCAGGAAAGAGGTATCACGATTACTTCCGCTGCTACGACGTGCCACTGGCTCAATCATCGTATCAACATCATTGATACACCCGGTCACGTGGACTTTACGGTAGAAGTAGAACGTTCGTTGCGCGTTCTTGACGGTTCTGTTGCAGTCTTCTGTGCAAAAGGCGGCGTTGAACCGCAGTCTGAAACGGTATGGCGTCAGGCTGACAAATATGGCGTACCGCGTATGGCATACGTCAACAAAATGGATATCCTCGGTGCGGACTTCTACAACGTAGTTGATATGATGAAAACGCGCCTTGGTACGAACGCTGTTCCGATTCAGTTGCCGATCGGTGCTGAAGACACATTCAAAGGTCTCGTCGATCTTATCGAAATGAAAGCTCTCGTTTATGTTGACGACCTCGGCAAAACGAGCGAAGCAGTAGACATTCCGGAAGATATGATGGACAAAGTTGAAGAATATCGTCAGAACCTCCTCGATGCAGTAGCTGAGAGCGATGACGATCTGATGATGAAATATCTCGAAGGCGAAGAACTTACGGTCGAAGAGATCAAAGCTGCGATCCGTAAAGCAACGATCGCTTGCAAAATGACTCCGGTCCTTTGCGGTTCTTCCTACAAAAACAAAGGCGTACAGCCGATGCTCGATGCAGTAATCGCTTACATGCCGAGCCCGGTTGACGTACCGGCGATCAAAGGTGTTAACCCGGAAACGGGCGAAGCTGATTGCCGTCCGTCGAGCGACGAAGAGCCGTTCGCAGCTCTCGCGTTCAAAATCATGGCTGACCCGTACGTTGGTAAACTCGCGTTCTTCCGCGTGTACTCCGGCGTCATGCAGTCCGGTTCTTACGTTTTCAACTCGACGAAGAAGAAAAAAGAAAGAATCGGCCGTATCCTTCAGATGCATGCCAACAACCGTAAAGAGATCGACGTTGTATACAGCGGCGATATCGCAGCAGCAGTTGGTCTTAAAGATACGACGACGGGTGACACGCTCTGCGATGACAAAAACCCGATCATCCTCGAATCGATGGTATTCCCTGAACCGGTTATCTCGGTTGCAGTAGAACCGAAAACGAAAGCCGACCAGGAAAAAATGGGTATCGCGCTTGCGCGTCTCGCAGAAGAAGATCCGACGTTCCGCGTTGCAACTGACCAAGAAACAGGCCAGTGCATCATCTCCGGTATGGGCGAGCTTCACCTTGAGATCATCGTTGACCGTATGCTCCGCGAATTCAAAGTTGAATGTACGGTTGGTGCTCCGCAGGTTGCTTATCGTGAAACGATCCGCAAACAGCTCAAAACCGAAGGTAAATTCGTTCGTCAGTCCGGTGGTCGCGGTCAGTACGGTCACTGCTGGCTCGAACTTATCCCGCAAGAACCGGGTACAGGCTTCAGCTTTGAAAACAAAGTTGTCGGTGGTGCGATTCCGAAAGAATACATCAACCCGATCGAAGCCGGTGTTAAAGAAGCAATGGAAAACGGCGTAGTTGCCGGTTACCCGATGGTAGACATCAAAGTTATCGTATACGACGGTTCTTACCATGATGTCGACTCCTCGGAAATGGCGTTCAAAATTGCCGGTTCCATGGGCTTTAAAAACGGTGCTGCAAAAGCAAATCCGGTACTCCTCGAACCTTACATGAAGGTAGAAGTAGTAGTTCCGGAAGAATACATGGGCGACGTTATCGGCGACTTGAACTCGCGTCGTGGTCGCATTGAAGGTATGGAATCCAGAAACGGTGCACAGTCGATCCGCGCATTCGTTCCGCTTGCGGAAATGTTCGGTTACTCGACAGACCTTCGTTCCAAAACGCAGGGTCGCGGCAACTACTCGATGGAAATTTCCTACTATGATGAAGTTCCTAAAAATATTTCCGAGGCTATTGTAGCTAAGCTCAAAGGCTAAGCGATATCATAGCACAAATTTAAGGAGGCAAACAAACAATGGCAAAACAAAAGTTTGAAAGAACAAAACCGCATGTTAATATCGGTACGATCGGTCACGTTGACCATGGTAAAACGACTCTCACGGCTGCAATCACGAAAGTACTCTCGAAAAAAGGCTTGGCTCAGTTCGAAGACTACAGCATGATCGATAAAGCTCCGGAAGAAAGAGAACGTGGTATCACGATCAACACGGCGCACGTTGAATATGAAACTGAAACTCGTCACTATGCACACGTTGACTGCCCGGGCCATGCTGACTATGTTAAAAACATGATCACTGGTGCTGCTCAGATGGACGGCGCTATCCTCGTAGTAAGTGCTGCTGACGGCCCGATGCCGCAGACTCGCGAACACATCCTCTTGTCCCGTCAGGTAGGCGTACCGGCAATGGTAGTATTCCTCAACAAAGCTGACATGGTAGACGACGAAGAACTCATGGAACTCGTTGAAATGGAAGTTCGTGAACTTCTCAGCGAATATGAATTCCCTGGCGATGACATTCCGGTTGTTTCCGGTTCCGCTCTCCGCGCTCTCGAAGGCGATGAAGCATACGAAGCTAAAATTCTCGAATTGATGGCTGAAGTTGACGCTTACATCCCGACTCCGGAACGCGACACTGACAAAACGTTCTTGATGCCGGTCGAAGACGTATTCACGATCACTGGTCGTGGTACGGTTGCTACGGGCCGTGTAGAACGTGGCGTTATCAAAGTTGGCGACACGGTTGAAATCGTTGGTATGACTGACGAATCCAAATCCACGGTTGTAACGGGCGTTGAAATGTTCCGTAAACTCCTCGACCAGGCAGTAGCTGGTGACAACATCGGCGCACTCCTTCGTGGTGTTGACAGAAAAGAAATCGAACGCGGTCAGGTTTTGGCTAAACCGGGTTCCATTCATCCGCACACGAAATTCAAAGCTGAAGTTTATGTATTGACGAAAGAAGAAGGTGGCCGTCATACGCCGTTCTTCTCCAACTACCGTCCGCAGTTCTACTTCCGTACGACTGACGTAACTGGCGTTATCAACCTTGAAGAAGGCGTTGAAATGGTTATGCCGGGCGACAACGTTCGCATGAACATCGAACTCATCACGCCGATCGCTATCGAAAAAGGTCTTCGCTTCGCTATCCGCGAAGGTGGCCGTACGGTAGGCGCTGGCGCTGTAACTGAAATTGAAGCTTAATTAAAGCTTAACAAAAGATTTCCAAAATAGTAGGGGCGACTCTTGTCGCCTCTACTATTGCGGAATGGTCCTCTTACTGAAATATTAGCAGTAATGACCAAAGCCCTAATGCGATGACGTGGGAGGTTGCCCGCGGGGCTGCGGGGAGATTTCCACGGAGAAGTGTCCGTCCTAGAGAACGGGCGATAAGGAGGAAAAATTTTAAAATGGCAAAACAGAAAAAAATCAGAATCCGTTTGAAAGCATACGATCACAAAGCATTGGATCAGAGTGCTTCGAAAATCGTTGAAACGGCAAAAAGAACAGGTGCTATGGTATCTGGACCGATTCCGCTTCCTACAGAAAAAAATATCTTCACAATTTTGAGATCGCCGCATGTCAACAAAGATTCGCGTGAACAGTTCGAAATGCGCACGCACAAACGTTTGGTTGACATTTTGGAACCGACGGCAAAAACGATCGACGCTTTGACTCGTTTGGACTTGCCGGCAGGCGTAGATGT
It encodes:
- a CDS encoding ribosomal L7Ae/L30e/S12e/Gadd45 family protein, which encodes MSLERLKNGKKVIGIKQTTKAVTKNIATCVFLADDADERVLAPLKALCEANEVEIVRVSDMKSLGLACSIAVGAAAAATVRQA
- a CDS encoding 30S ribosomal protein S12, giving the protein MPTINQLVRKSRQVLVTKSTAPALKECPQKRGVCTRVYTTTPKKPNSALRKVARVRLTNSIEVTAYIPGIGHNLQEHSVVLIRGGRVKDLPGVRYHIIRGALDTAGVQNRKQSRSKYGAKRDKKK
- the rpsG gene encoding 30S ribosomal protein S7: MPRKGPVPRRDVLPDPVYNSKIVTRFINKVMLSGKKGVAEKVVYDAFENIRTKTGKDPLEVFDTALKNVMPVLEVRARRVGGANYQVPVEVRAERRLTLGIRWIVNYARLRGEKTMKERLANELMDAANNMGAAIKKKEDTHKMAEANKAFAHYRW
- the fusA gene encoding elongation factor G, coding for MARDCSLEMTRNIGIMAHIDAGKTTTTERILFYSGIVHKIGETHDGGATMDWMAQEQERGITITSAATTCHWLNHRINIIDTPGHVDFTVEVERSLRVLDGSVAVFCAKGGVEPQSETVWRQADKYGVPRMAYVNKMDILGADFYNVVDMMKTRLGTNAVPIQLPIGAEDTFKGLVDLIEMKALVYVDDLGKTSEAVDIPEDMMDKVEEYRQNLLDAVAESDDDLMMKYLEGEELTVEEIKAAIRKATIACKMTPVLCGSSYKNKGVQPMLDAVIAYMPSPVDVPAIKGVNPETGEADCRPSSDEEPFAALAFKIMADPYVGKLAFFRVYSGVMQSGSYVFNSTKKKKERIGRILQMHANNRKEIDVVYSGDIAAAVGLKDTTTGDTLCDDKNPIILESMVFPEPVISVAVEPKTKADQEKMGIALARLAEEDPTFRVATDQETGQCIISGMGELHLEIIVDRMLREFKVECTVGAPQVAYRETIRKQLKTEGKFVRQSGGRGQYGHCWLELIPQEPGTGFSFENKVVGGAIPKEYINPIEAGVKEAMENGVVAGYPMVDIKVIVYDGSYHDVDSSEMAFKIAGSMGFKNGAAKANPVLLEPYMKVEVVVPEEYMGDVIGDLNSRRGRIEGMESRNGAQSIRAFVPLAEMFGYSTDLRSKTQGRGNYSMEISYYDEVPKNISEAIVAKLKG
- the tuf gene encoding elongation factor Tu; this encodes MAKQKFERTKPHVNIGTIGHVDHGKTTLTAAITKVLSKKGLAQFEDYSMIDKAPEERERGITINTAHVEYETETRHYAHVDCPGHADYVKNMITGAAQMDGAILVVSAADGPMPQTREHILLSRQVGVPAMVVFLNKADMVDDEELMELVEMEVRELLSEYEFPGDDIPVVSGSALRALEGDEAYEAKILELMAEVDAYIPTPERDTDKTFLMPVEDVFTITGRGTVATGRVERGVIKVGDTVEIVGMTDESKSTVVTGVEMFRKLLDQAVAGDNIGALLRGVDRKEIERGQVLAKPGSIHPHTKFKAEVYVLTKEEGGRHTPFFSNYRPQFYFRTTDVTGVINLEEGVEMVMPGDNVRMNIELITPIAIEKGLRFAIREGGRTVGAGAVTEIEA
- the rpsJ gene encoding 30S ribosomal protein S10; translation: MAKQKKIRIRLKAYDHKALDQSASKIVETAKRTGAMVSGPIPLPTEKNIFTILRSPHVNKDSREQFEMRTHKRLVDILEPTAKTIDALTRLDLPAGVDVEIKM